A part of Methanomassiliicoccales archaeon genomic DNA contains:
- a CDS encoding DUF5611 family protein, with protein sequence MDYDIKKGLSSSLEGDGLMNIVKEVFGNAMVEGDLVVSSFGALGRLETKLLSKSSLFVSTQMKKDVTPEVGAETIKRYNIFLEKATGYTAKERAKRAQKKAKEGKL encoded by the coding sequence ATGGACTACGACATAAAAAAAGGACTTTCCTCTTCATTGGAGGGCGACGGGCTCATGAACATCGTCAAGGAGGTCTTCGGTAATGCCATGGTCGAAGGGGACCTCGTTGTGTCCTCTTTTGGCGCCCTAGGAAGACTGGAGACCAAGCTGCTCAGCAAGTCGTCGCTGTTTGTTTCCACTCAGATGAAGAAAGATGTGACACCAGAGGTCGGGGCAGAGACGATCAAGAGGTATAACATCTTTCTTGAAAAGGCCACGGGTTACACTGCAAAGGAAAGGGCGAAGAGGGCCCAGAAAAAGGCCAAAGAAGGTAAGCTTTGA
- a CDS encoding 50S ribosomal protein L4, producing the protein MTENNGKVNVYSLEGDVVRTMELPSVFSTEFRPDVIHRAVVAEEANRRQPYGPSEGAGTRHSVSTWGKGRGVARVQRLAQGAKAAESPNNVGGRRALPPKPEKDYSKKVNKKERALAKLSALAAVANNAVVKARGHHFEDEVTLPVVVEDKIESLKTTSEVYDVLRSIGIDADVERAKEGKKVRAGRGKMRSRRFRSPRALLIVVSNEKADLFTGANNLPGVEVAYADKLNAGMLAPGGNPGRLTVFSESAIKKIGEW; encoded by the coding sequence ATGACAGAGAATAATGGTAAGGTCAACGTCTACTCATTAGAAGGGGACGTCGTGAGGACGATGGAGCTACCGTCCGTCTTCAGCACTGAGTTCCGCCCCGATGTGATCCATCGTGCTGTTGTTGCAGAGGAGGCGAACCGCAGGCAACCTTATGGACCGAGCGAAGGGGCGGGCACCCGTCACAGCGTCTCGACCTGGGGAAAGGGACGAGGTGTGGCCAGGGTCCAGAGGCTGGCGCAGGGAGCAAAGGCTGCTGAGTCCCCGAACAATGTGGGAGGGCGCAGGGCGCTGCCACCAAAGCCTGAGAAGGACTACTCGAAAAAGGTCAACAAGAAGGAGAGGGCGCTCGCGAAGCTGTCTGCATTGGCCGCGGTCGCGAACAATGCGGTTGTCAAGGCCAGAGGTCACCACTTCGAAGACGAGGTCACGCTGCCCGTCGTGGTAGAGGACAAGATCGAATCCCTCAAGACGACCTCGGAGGTCTACGACGTATTGAGAAGCATTGGCATCGATGCGGACGTCGAAAGGGCCAAGGAAGGCAAGAAGGTCCGCGCGGGCCGTGGGAAGATGAGGTCCCGCAGGTTCCGTTCGCCCCGAGCGCTTCTGATAGTCGTATCGAACGAGAAGGCCGACCTATTCACCGGTGCGAACAACCTACCGGGCGTCGAGGTGGCCTATGCCGATAAATTGAACGCTGGAATGCTAG
- a CDS encoding archaeosine biosynthesis radical SAM protein RaSEA, giving the protein MRAERQDLDRTSPVTIWKEYDMIGDKKVRAMVIIFRTRGCWWARKGGCTMCGYNVESLDDITKEDLISQIEKASKRYEGEEMVKVYTSGSFLDDNEFPPEVRDLLFITFAGTERILFETRPEFVTEKTLASIPKDRCYVALGLETCDDKVRARCIKKGFTKEDYQRAAGLLKINCVPVRTYLILKPPFLTEKQAMNDVICSVEFAAPYSDSISINPLNIQAGTPVEEVWRRGDLRPPWLWSLVEVLKRCRSMTDVRIMSAPSGGGTPRGVHNCGICDRKILDAIERFSFSQHLEDLNGLECPCKAKWSAEVHLQGAMRTSVDISKHIEDGPEL; this is encoded by the coding sequence ATGAGAGCGGAGCGACAAGACCTGGACAGGACCAGCCCTGTCACGATATGGAAAGAATATGACATGATAGGTGATAAGAAGGTCAGGGCGATGGTCATCATCTTCAGGACCCGGGGGTGCTGGTGGGCCCGAAAGGGCGGTTGCACCATGTGCGGATATAATGTTGAGAGCCTCGATGATATAACAAAGGAGGACCTGATATCACAGATCGAAAAAGCTTCAAAGAGGTACGAAGGAGAGGAGATGGTCAAGGTATATACCTCTGGAAGCTTCCTAGATGACAACGAGTTCCCTCCTGAGGTGAGGGATCTTCTATTCATTACCTTCGCCGGGACTGAGCGCATCCTGTTCGAGACCAGGCCCGAGTTCGTCACAGAGAAAACATTGGCCAGCATACCAAAGGACAGGTGTTATGTGGCATTGGGCCTGGAGACCTGTGACGACAAGGTACGGGCAAGGTGCATAAAGAAGGGGTTCACGAAGGAAGATTACCAAAGGGCGGCCGGTCTGTTGAAGATCAATTGTGTTCCTGTGAGGACCTATCTCATCCTGAAACCTCCGTTCCTGACAGAAAAGCAGGCTATGAACGACGTCATATGCTCTGTGGAGTTCGCGGCACCATATTCTGATTCGATCTCGATCAACCCTCTCAACATCCAGGCAGGGACACCAGTGGAGGAGGTCTGGAGACGGGGGGACCTCAGACCGCCATGGCTCTGGTCCCTTGTCGAGGTGCTGAAGAGATGCCGTTCCATGACGGACGTGAGGATCATGTCGGCCCCTTCCGGCGGGGGGACCCCGAGAGGCGTGCACAATTGCGGCATCTGTGATAGAAAGATTCTTGATGCCATCGAGAGATTCTCCTTCTCCCAGCACCTGGAAGACCTGAACGGCCTGGAATGCCCGTGTAAGGCTAAGTGGTCTGCAGAGGTACACCTCCAGGGTGCGATGAGGACATCTGTGGACATATCAAAACATATAGAAGATGGGCCAGAGCTTTGA
- a CDS encoding 50S ribosomal protein L3, producing the protein MPNKRRPKQGSMAYSPRKRASRQTPKVDHWPEISEGPKVQGFAGYKAGMTHALMVDYRKQSTTAGQEIRIPVTVVEVPPMKVAAIRLYEATRYGLKTAGEVWATGLDEMLSRRLPIPKNYEQDKAWEKIKGLDIEDIRILAYTQPKMVNGVPKKVPELMELRIGGGTMDKRMEYAKGILGKEITFNDFAKEGSLIDVSAVTKGKGFQGAVKRWGLKLLSHKNSKHRRMVGTLGPKRPGYVRSTAPQSGQMGYHQRTEVNKRIIKVGEKGEEVNPKGGFLHYGDVRNSYVLIHGSVPGPNKRLVRLRDPIRKYGADLKEAPNLVYVSIESKQGA; encoded by the coding sequence ATGCCAAACAAGAGACGTCCAAAGCAAGGCTCTATGGCCTATTCGCCAAGAAAGAGAGCTTCAAGACAGACACCGAAGGTGGACCATTGGCCCGAGATCAGCGAAGGCCCTAAGGTCCAAGGGTTTGCCGGTTACAAGGCCGGGATGACCCATGCATTGATGGTAGACTATAGAAAGCAGAGCACGACGGCCGGACAGGAGATCCGTATACCGGTGACCGTGGTGGAGGTTCCGCCGATGAAGGTCGCTGCCATCAGGCTCTACGAGGCCACCCGTTATGGCCTTAAGACGGCAGGAGAGGTCTGGGCGACCGGGCTGGATGAGATGCTGTCCCGTAGGCTTCCGATCCCGAAGAACTATGAACAGGACAAGGCCTGGGAAAAGATCAAAGGATTGGACATCGAGGACATCCGCATACTTGCGTATACCCAGCCGAAGATGGTCAACGGAGTGCCGAAAAAGGTACCTGAGCTTATGGAGCTCAGGATCGGTGGCGGCACGATGGACAAGAGGATGGAGTATGCAAAGGGCATCCTGGGCAAGGAGATCACCTTCAACGACTTTGCCAAAGAGGGCTCTCTTATCGATGTGTCCGCCGTCACCAAGGGGAAGGGGTTCCAAGGAGCGGTCAAGCGCTGGGGACTGAAGCTCCTGTCCCATAAGAACAGCAAGCACCGCCGTATGGTCGGTACCTTGGGCCCGAAGAGGCCAGGGTATGTCAGGAGCACCGCCCCGCAATCCGGTCAGATGGGGTACCACCAGAGGACCGAGGTCAACAAACGCATCATCAAGGTCGGGGAAAAGGGAGAAGAGGTGAACCCGAAGGGCGGATTCCTGCATTACGGCGATGTCAGGAACTCATACGTACTTATCCATGGCTCCGTGCCGGGACCGAACAAGCGCCTCGTGCGCCTCAGGGACCCGATCAGGAAGTACGGCGCCGATCTAAAGGAAGCGCCGAACCTGGTGTACGTTTCCATCGAATCCAAGCAGGGGGCGTAA